The Leopardus geoffroyi isolate Oge1 chromosome D3, O.geoffroyi_Oge1_pat1.0, whole genome shotgun sequence region TTTCCAGCACAAATGCACTTGTGCAAAGATACTGCCTTGATCAGCTATTGCTAAAACCTGATGAGTGACCTCAGAAATGGGTGTGGGGTGAACTGATTGGGAGCGACTGCTAGTAATACACACAGCACCCACACACCTGCCTTACGAGTGACTTTATCCTTCCTCCAAAAAACTGACTAGGACTGGAAGTAGAGGTAAGGCAAGACTTTaagagtttgctttaaaaaaaaaaaaaaaaaattgtggcttTCTGTTACCTGATGTGCTGTGTGGCTCAATGACATTTAAGCAATCTGAAATGTATCAGCTCCATCAAGGATTGCTAAAAGATCAATCAGTTCTCACTAGAAAGCACAGCGAAAAGTAACAAGATTCACAAAAGAAAGCCACGTTTTTTTAACAGACGTTAAATAGCAACAAAAGCcctaaaacagaaaagggaactAAGTGAACCATAAAATTTTACAAAGGTCCCGAAACATAATCACTCAACAGCACGTGACTTGCAAACTCGAGGGGCGATAATGTAGTTTTTTCTACAAAGTAAATTATTGCCGGGAAGCATGTGATTCTTCGCAGGCAGAAACACACTTTCCCAAGGAAAgttcatcattaaaaatattatttaaggcTGGATCATCTTCAGACTATTTTTAATCCCTATCATTCTGCTGCCAACTTGGCCATAAGCAGCTGATACTCAGCCGCTAGATAAATGATGCTTTTTCACGTATTTTGCACACTGGCATAAGCATGGTATTGCTTTCCAATTAATCAAATGTTTTGGTAGATTTGGACTGCACACAGAAGGCAGAAACTGTCTGCTGACCAACTAATAAAAAGGAAGCTAACCTCTACTGGATGTGGAGAAGTAAGTTCCTGTCGTCCTAAACCACATagaccaaaagacaaaaaaaaaaaaaaaaaaaaaaagaaaaagtcacaccACCACCATCTCATCAACAGAATGAAGCTAATCTCCTGTTAAGCCCCCTCTTTCTTTTAGGAGCCCACACCTCACTCTCTTCTGGGACATGAAGCTAAATGTTGTCTCGTTTCTCAGCCTGGAGGGAGATATCAGTATCACTCACCATCAACTTTCCCGTATCTCAACGCTTTGACTGTAAGAGCCCCCTCCCCTTGAAGCAATCTGAGGGTCACTCAATGCACCTATAGAACTCAAACTATGTTATACGAGGGGGTAAAATAATAACTAATGAAGCTATCAAAAGAGCTTAATCGCCTGCCTTTGATTGGAATAGAAAAGCGATGTCACTTCATTGAGACCAATAATGCCAATACAAACTGCACAGCTACCATGAAAAACATTCTCGAGAAGACTGAGCTTACGGTAAATTATCTCCTCTCTTTCGTTCCAACTTATTTCTTCCAAGGATCAGATCACACTAGTGGACATCTGGGAAATACTCAGCATTCTAGGCAATACTAGAAACCTGTGAGGCCACTGGAATCGGACGCTGTAGGATCCACCCCAGATTATCATTTTTCCCAAAAGATGTCCCCAGGAACCAATGGTAGGTAATAGTCAACGTCTCTCACGCTCACGTGCACCCGAAAGCCTCTATCTATCTCACGTGAACCCACCAATTCAGACTCATTAGCTGCGGGGTGAGAATGGAGATGCTGCACATCTGACGGCCTCCCAGGTGATGCTCCTGCTGTCGGTCTGTGAACCACACCTGGAGCAGCAGAGCCTCAGACATTTCCCAGAACCGATACCGTCTTGTGCTCCCTCTGTCCCGCTGCCACACGATGCCTTATTCGGACTTAGGAATAAAACCACACTCCACTCTAACTCAATTTCTTCTTTAGTCTTTATTTGATTTGTAGGCTTCTGGGACTATCTCTCAGACGCCTATCATTCCAAGACGCTGCTTTCTCCAAGTTATGGAACATGAAACACACACAGTTTTCCTTAATCTCAGAAGACTGATTTCGCGTCAAgagcagcaaagagaaaaagggactTCAAATCTCAAGCCCCCATGATTACACGTGCAATAGAGGATCTGATCCACTGAGGCCTAGAAACCACACGAGTCATTGTCAAAGGTCAGAAGAATGTACTagctctcttctgaaacttgacCATTGGTATTCAGAGTATTTTAATATGAAACGATACGTAAATCATTTATAACCCTCAAATGCTAGCACTTTTATTCCAAAGTGTCCATTTATGATTACATTTCCTGACatatacccttttttttttttttgccaaattccGTTGTTTTCCTAAAGAGCCATCCATCTACATGTTGTCCTGAAAACGACGCATTTTATCAACAGCTATTTGTGCCTCTATATGATTTATTTGTACTGGAAGAGGTTTTGTCAAAGTATTTTTTATCACTTTCTACTGTCATTGTGGTTTGGCATCATAAAATATAGCCTCTACGTTCATCAATCTCAGATACCTGTTGACCACAAAGATAGGCTCTCCCAGGAAAACTCTATTTTGAAAGGAGTTAAAAGTGAGCCTTCACTTAAAATGAAAACCCAGTTGTATGAGACGTTAATATACTACAATGCAACAAAACAAAGACCAGGTCATGTCTTAATCTCTATCATAAACATATGTCTATGgctctgttttctatttattaaattaCTTAATAGATGACAGTTACCACCTTGGGTTCCTTTCAGCCAGAAAgaaatttttggaatattttttcataaaaatacagaagagaattGTCAAATCAGTTTTACTTTGGTCTTAAAACCATCCTTTTGGAGTCTGGAACTCTGTACCTTTTTGGTGATggtggttaaaaataaaaccacctactcaaccaaacatttaagaaaatattctttggcCCTTTAGTGAATTCTTCCAGAATTACTAAAGATCTGACAACATGGGATCTCGACAAAACAATTCATGAGGAGCATTTCACATTTTAGAGATTTAAATGgggatattttacttttaaacacTCAACAGTGGCACCAATACCTGGTCAACTTTGACCAAGTAGGATCAGATTTTCATGTCAGCCATCGacttttcttggctttttctcttttttcttggccTTAATGTTAGCACGCTTGTAAACTGTAGTAAAATATGTAATGTGCTCCTTGAAACTGAATCCACTTGGAGTCACTTCTAGGTTTTGTGCTCCTGTTGGGTCCTATAAAATAATATCACTAATTCTCCCTAGAGACTACATACAAGGAAGCACTGAGTTGCATCCTTTCTCATAAATCGTTCttcaagttaaaacaaaaagCCCGAAACAATTTTTAGACAAGAATCactccttttgcttttttcctaaaTTCATAATTTTAGATAGAAGATGTCGATCTCCATGACAATTCTTCAGTCTTAGGATCTGGACCCCTCCCCCAgagaatcacacacacaaatcttcTACACTTTATATGGATATCCTAGACGCAAGTTTTTTCAGGAGAGGAGACCACCAAAGGATGCGGACTCTAGCCGGTGAAAAGTAAAAGATACTACAATTACAGTAAACTTTAAAATCGTACACCGGTTATGGGAACAGAACACAAAGCATGTGGCCAGGACACACCGTGTCACCGATGAGATAAGGTTTCCTTAGCCCAGTGTTCTTGAAGACACTCAGCCGTGCCCACTGGGAATGACCGCACACACGCAGCGGGATGAAGTTCCCGGACTTTTGGAAAGCCAGCTTACCTCCTTACAAACACAGCTAAGTTTTCCAGGGAAGGGGGCTACGTCAGATTTCCTCTTTGGGCAGATTTTACCAAGTGAGTCAGAAAAGGCATGCCCTTAGTCCTCTGGTGAGGTCTGTTCTTCTAATTGGGTGGTTCTCCAATTTGAGTACAAATCACAAACCCCCAGGGGAACTTGGCCAGGATGCGGACTGCCAACCCAACCTGACGTCTAGTTCATGAGTATTCTCCCGGGTGGGGGCGAGGATACTTGGGCCCCCGGTTTGAGAAACCCTGAAGGCATAACCATTTACCCCGAGCTCCCACCGGATGGCAAATGCTGGGTCTTTAAACCTCAAAGGATGGCAAGCGAGGAAAAACCACTTTTGGCCAGAAGGAATCATCAAGAGTAGGGTTGGCAGGGAGAGAGCTCTTTAccgggcagggcgggggcgggcaaTCTGACTTTATTTCCCTGGCTCATCAGCCTGCCTGCCCTTGGCCCAAAAGCCCACCCACACTCAACCATGGATTCTCAGCCTCAGAGCGGTAACGTCCAGCCCACATTCAAGCGGACGTGCACCTACCCAGCCTCCGTTGTCTTGGATCCAGGTGTGCAGGTGCCGGTTCAGGTACTCAGTCATCCACAGGGCGATGTTGTCCACCAGGGGCGACATCTCTCGGTTGACGCTCTCCACACACATGACCCCACCGAACTCAAAGAAGGCCACAATCCTCCCCCAGTTCACTCCATCCCTGAAGAGCTCCTCCACCACCGTGGCAAAGCGTCCCCTTGCGGTAAAGGGTGTCAGGTGCAGCTGGCTGGACATCTCCGCGAAGTCGCGGCGGTAGCGACGGGAGAAGTCATCGCCGGCCTGGCGCAGGGTCAGGTGGACCACAGGTGGCACGGGGCTGAGCGCAgggcccgcggcggcggcggcgggggcgaccgggggcggcggcggggaggTCCTGGCGGGCGCAGGGGTGCGCCCGGGCTGGGAGGAGAAGATGCCCGGCGCGGGGGCGGCCCCCGGGGGCGCGGCGCCCGCGTCCCCGGCATCCCACTCGT contains the following coding sequences:
- the BCL2 gene encoding apoptosis regulator Bcl-2 encodes the protein MAHAGRTGYDNREIVMKYIHYKLSQRGYEWDAGDAGAAPPGAAPAPGIFSSQPGRTPAPARTSPPPPPVAPAAAAAGPALSPVPPVVHLTLRQAGDDFSRRYRRDFAEMSSQLHLTPFTARGRFATVVEELFRDGVNWGRIVAFFEFGGVMCVESVNREMSPLVDNIALWMTEYLNRHLHTWIQDNGGWDAFVELYGPSMQPLFDFSWLSLKALLSLALVGACITLGAYLGHK